Sequence from the Desulfobacterales bacterium genome:
CCCTATGACCGTCCCACAACTTCCATGCGGCATTTTAAGATGTGTGATGCCTGCCAGACTGAGTACGACGATCCGACCAACCGGCGTTTCCATGCCCAGCCCAACGCCTGCGCCCAATGCGGGCCGCACGTCAGCCTGTATGACAACCGGTGCAAATCATTAAACACCGAAGATTCGATAAAAATGGCGGCTGAGCTAATCCACCAGGGTCAGATTGTGGCCGTTAAGGGACTTGGCGGTTACCATTTGGTGGTCGATGCGCTCAACAGTGATGCCGTCATGCGGCTCCGAAGACGTAAGTTGCGCGAGGAAAAGCCGTTTGCCATCATGTCTCCCGATCTGGAATCTATTCGCGAGTATGCCCGCGTAAGACCCGAGGAAGAAACATTATTGACCTCCGTCCAGCGCCCGATTGTATTGCTGCAGAAAAGGAATCCCAATTTGATCTCAGAGGCGGTGGCACCCGGTAACAAATACTGGGGGGTGATGCTGCCGTATACTCCGCTGCATTGTCTGCTGCTAAAGAATGGGTTTAGTGCTCTGGTGATGACCAGCGCCAATCTCAGTGAGGAGCCAATTGCGATTGATAATGAAGATGCCTTCGAACGCCTGGCCGATATAGCGGATGTCTTTTTAACACACAACCGTGACATCTATTTGCGCAGCGATGATTCCATTCTGAAATATACCGCCGGTCATAAGCGCTATATTCGGCGTTCGCGGGGGTTTGTACCCATCCCTGTTTTTTTAAACCGTGAGGTTCCCTCGATTCTGGCCTGCGGGGCCGAACTGAAAAATACCATTTGTCTGACCAAAGGCGATAAAGCCTTTTTAAGCCAGCATATTGGTGATCTTGAAAACATGATGACCCTGGATTTTTTTAAGCTGACCGTGGCCCATCTTCAGCGCATTCTTGAAGTCCAGCCTGAAATCATCGCCTGTGATATGCATCCTGACTATCTGAGCTCTCTTTTTGCCAGAGAACAGACCGACACGCGCGTGATCGAAGTCCAACATCATCATGCCCATGTTGTCAGCTGCATGTCCGAGCACAAACTGGAAGGCACGGTCATCGGGCTGGCGTTTGACGGCACCGGTTATGGCCCGGATGGTACGATCTGGGGCGGCGAAGTGCTGGTGGCTGATAGCAGACAATTTGAAAGAGCCGCGCATCTGGCCGAAGTGCCCATGCCGGGCAGCAACGCTGCAATAAAAGAACCCTGGCGAATGGCCATCAGTTATTTGCATGCGACTTTTGGGGAAAATGTGTTGGATCTGGATCTACCATTGCTGCAGGAGATTGAGCATCACAAAATAAACATACTGTTGGAAATGATCTTAAAAGGCGTCAACTGCCCACAGACATCCAGCCT
This genomic interval carries:
- the hypF gene encoding carbamoyltransferase HypF, with translation MPNITAAKRIDVNGIVQGVGFRPFVYNLALQYDLKGEVANTAAGVSILLEGSPEGIQAFETDLTENCPPLAHIVEITARSASVKPYTEFRIVKSRGQARMSTLISPDVSICDDCLRELFDPNDRRYLYPFINCTNCGPRYTIIDDIPYDRPTTSMRHFKMCDACQTEYDDPTNRRFHAQPNACAQCGPHVSLYDNRCKSLNTEDSIKMAAELIHQGQIVAVKGLGGYHLVVDALNSDAVMRLRRRKLREEKPFAIMSPDLESIREYARVRPEEETLLTSVQRPIVLLQKRNPNLISEAVAPGNKYWGVMLPYTPLHCLLLKNGFSALVMTSANLSEEPIAIDNEDAFERLADIADVFLTHNRDIYLRSDDSILKYTAGHKRYIRRSRGFVPIPVFLNREVPSILACGAELKNTICLTKGDKAFLSQHIGDLENMMTLDFFKLTVAHLQRILEVQPEIIACDMHPDYLSSLFAREQTDTRVIEVQHHHAHVVSCMSEHKLEGTVIGLAFDGTGYGPDGTIWGGEVLVADSRQFERAAHLAEVPMPGSNAAIKEPWRMAISYLHATFGENVLDLDLPLLQEIEHHKINILLEMILKGVNCPQTSSLGRLFDAVAAIAGIRQQVNFEGQAAMELEMLAAGPSDAIYDIQWTTHGPFEIQPQTIIRAVVQDVHNGLSPAEISFKFHQTLIALFAEICETIRRRHDLNRVILSGGCFQNSLLLKGLIGQLEAKHFEVYAHQQVPANDGGIALGQAIVAAAQME